The Castellaniella sp. genome includes a window with the following:
- a CDS encoding vWA domain-containing protein has product MQEGKKTLYQRVLTTPGCQLVTAPGEAQGTAQPAFSRFYIYERQQSQQQDWLRIGPDTFGKTIGWMKANCTVDWKIQLTLAFTNPANRDRLLFFKDRTALESIMDAPDPVTQIAPLRNKLKHQKTTDEILAQEPETFIDLQKQFYLLPILSGEEVMTEEGFRMRLLNVASVSEAPQPPDGHNASNATADTTRRMKEFTAAVVFVIDSTISMDPYIDRTREAVRKIYQTIEAEHLGQQVKFGLVAFRSSTQAVSGLQYVSKMYADPNTVKDGQDFLAKVASLKQASVSSKLYAEDAYAGVMTAIDNIDWHNFGARYIVLITDASAIDGNNTLSSTGLDASQVRLEAGRPGIAIYTLHLKSNAGKKDHARAESQYRDLSTYAGTNTTLYYPVNAGDVNEFGAKVDALATAITTQVKAAYSGDDAIGSASNAQDDDNAAAQDPMLQDSALIGHAMRLAYLGSTTGTAAPPVFQAWISDRDLIKQNIATTDVRVLLTKAQLSDLNDVVRKVLQAANEGLISPADMFARLRSVAATMGADPNQLQQNSTSTLKDLGVMGEYMEGLPYHSDVLSLDEDTWKNWDVSSQEKFIRTLNSKLRLYQRYNEDVDRWVSLTTGSDARDNVYPVPLEAMP; this is encoded by the coding sequence TTGCAAGAGGGTAAAAAAACCCTATATCAACGCGTGCTGACTACGCCAGGCTGCCAACTCGTCACGGCGCCGGGCGAGGCTCAAGGCACGGCTCAGCCTGCATTCAGCCGCTTCTACATCTATGAGCGACAACAGTCACAGCAGCAGGATTGGCTGCGGATCGGGCCGGATACCTTTGGAAAAACCATCGGCTGGATGAAGGCGAACTGCACAGTGGACTGGAAAATACAGCTGACCCTGGCTTTTACAAATCCTGCTAATCGCGATCGGCTGCTGTTCTTCAAAGATCGAACAGCACTGGAATCCATCATGGATGCACCAGACCCAGTCACCCAAATTGCTCCTCTACGCAACAAGCTCAAGCACCAAAAAACCACGGATGAAATCCTGGCACAAGAGCCAGAGACCTTCATCGATTTACAGAAACAATTTTACCTTTTACCTATCCTGAGCGGCGAAGAGGTCATGACGGAGGAAGGCTTTCGCATGCGCCTGCTAAATGTTGCCTCGGTCAGCGAAGCCCCGCAGCCCCCCGACGGACACAATGCGAGCAATGCAACCGCTGACACCACGCGCCGCATGAAGGAATTCACCGCTGCCGTCGTGTTCGTGATTGATTCGACGATTTCAATGGATCCCTATATCGATCGCACGCGCGAAGCCGTACGCAAGATCTACCAAACGATCGAAGCCGAACATTTGGGCCAACAGGTCAAATTCGGCCTTGTCGCCTTCCGATCCAGCACCCAAGCAGTATCCGGCCTGCAGTACGTCAGCAAAATGTATGCCGACCCCAATACAGTCAAGGATGGTCAGGATTTTCTTGCCAAAGTCGCCAGCCTAAAGCAGGCATCAGTTTCCAGCAAACTCTATGCCGAAGATGCCTATGCCGGCGTCATGACGGCCATCGACAACATAGATTGGCATAATTTTGGAGCCCGCTATATTGTCCTGATCACCGACGCCAGTGCTATTGACGGCAACAACACGCTGTCGTCCACTGGGCTAGATGCCAGTCAAGTACGGCTCGAAGCAGGTCGTCCCGGCATCGCTATCTATACCCTGCACTTGAAATCCAACGCAGGCAAAAAAGATCATGCCCGCGCTGAAAGCCAATATCGAGATCTGTCCACCTACGCGGGCACGAACACCACGCTGTATTACCCAGTCAACGCAGGCGATGTCAACGAATTTGGAGCCAAAGTTGACGCGTTGGCCACTGCCATCACAACCCAGGTCAAGGCGGCCTACAGCGGCGATGACGCCATTGGCAGCGCATCCAACGCACAGGATGATGACAACGCTGCTGCTCAAGACCCCATGCTACAGGACAGCGCATTAATCGGGCATGCAATGAGGCTGGCCTATCTCGGCTCGACAACAGGCACAGCCGCCCCACCTGTGTTTCAGGCATGGATATCAGATCGCGATCTAATCAAGCAAAACATTGCCACCACGGATGTACGCGTATTGCTGACCAAAGCGCAGCTTAGCGACTTAAACGATGTAGTCCGCAAGGTTCTTCAAGCGGCCAACGAAGGCCTGATCTCACCTGCTGATATGTTTGCCCGCCTGCGCTCTGTCGCGGCAACCATGGGGGCCGATCCCAACCAACTCCAGCAGAACTCAACATCCACACTCAAGGATCTGGGTGTTATGGGCGAATACATGGAAGGCTTGCCCTATCACAGTGACGTATTGAGCCTGGACGAAGACACCTGGAAAAACTGGGATGTTTCAAGCCAGGAAAAATTCATCCGTACCCTTAACTCGAAACTTCGGCTGTACCAACGATACAACGAAGACGTAGACCGCTGGGTGTCGCTCACGACGGGCAGTGATGCACGCGATAACGTCTATCCGGTTCCCCTGGAGGCCATGCCGTAA
- a CDS encoding ABC transporter ATP-binding protein: MPLLEIEGLHVRRGSAPNAYHVELPRLHLNKGEVVAITGESGCGKSTLLESIGLLLAPWRLQRYHLGAAGSIKALLEERDERRLAAIRSRHLGFVLQNGGLLPYLSVKDNIALSRRLIGQQTSSPQEQEAIETLGLSGRMDAKPQALSIGERQRVAFVRAIAHGPSLLLADEPTAALDPGRANDLFRLILDLVCSMNIAALIVSHDWQLVNRFGLRRLHAQPRGDTPQTPTRFTEDTVT, translated from the coding sequence ATGCCACTGCTGGAGATAGAGGGGTTACATGTGCGGCGCGGCAGCGCGCCAAATGCCTACCATGTCGAACTGCCCCGTTTGCATTTGAACAAGGGCGAGGTAGTAGCAATCACAGGGGAAAGCGGCTGTGGCAAAAGCACGCTGCTCGAAAGCATCGGCTTGCTGCTGGCTCCTTGGCGACTGCAACGTTACCACTTGGGAGCAGCCGGATCCATAAAAGCTCTACTGGAAGAACGCGACGAACGTCGACTGGCGGCAATCCGTTCCCGCCATTTGGGTTTCGTGTTACAAAACGGCGGCTTGCTGCCCTATTTATCTGTCAAAGACAATATCGCCCTATCTCGACGCTTGATCGGTCAACAGACAAGCAGCCCCCAGGAACAGGAAGCCATCGAAACACTAGGCTTATCAGGCCGAATGGACGCCAAGCCGCAAGCCTTGTCGATTGGCGAGCGACAGCGCGTAGCCTTCGTGCGCGCGATTGCTCATGGGCCCAGCCTGCTGCTGGCCGATGAACCGACGGCTGCCCTGGATCCAGGCCGCGCAAATGATTTGTTTCGATTAATCCTGGATCTCGTCTGCTCCATGAACATCGCGGCCCTGATCGTTTCCCACGACTGGCAACTTGTGAATCGTTTCGGGTTGCGCCGCCTACATGCTCAACCAAGAGGAGACACCCCCCAGACGCCGACCCGCTTCACGGAGGACACTGTGACATGA
- a CDS encoding ABC transporter permease — translation MSASPLIAKLAWHDLRHDYKLSLYLIASLVAVIAPLLLLFGLKHGVVSQMQSALLRDPINLEIRMLGNGSLSSDWLATLAQRADVGFIVGQTRSLSAVADILKDRTHFASNIEILPSAAGDPLLPQLAQGLIDNDIALSEKLATQLQVQPGDMVRLKVQRKRQGTREHGNMAVRVAAILDPSFSRRPLVLVPMSLQIALERFFDGYQAPLLGILTGEPSPTQEIQFARARVYAYDLDKVAPLEAWLNTQRIETTSRLHEINNIKAINQVLGLIFSVIALTAVAGCLASLTGAFIANIDRKRKELAVLRLLGFQKTAIIGFVLTQAWSLTTLAFLCGLGVYAIGSLAFDTLLGQAQATDGFICEITITHVLTGLGLTWTVALIASLIGAVRAISVQPAESLREL, via the coding sequence ATGAGTGCATCTCCGTTGATCGCCAAGCTTGCTTGGCATGATTTACGCCATGACTACAAGCTATCCTTATACCTGATCGCCTCGCTGGTCGCAGTCATCGCCCCCCTGTTGCTGCTGTTTGGCCTCAAACACGGTGTCGTCAGCCAGATGCAATCCGCCTTGCTGCGCGACCCAATCAACCTTGAAATCCGCATGCTGGGTAATGGCAGTCTGTCCTCCGACTGGCTGGCGACACTCGCGCAACGCGCAGATGTCGGTTTCATTGTTGGACAGACGCGCTCCCTGAGCGCGGTCGCCGACATCCTGAAAGACCGCACGCATTTTGCCTCGAATATAGAAATTCTTCCCTCGGCCGCTGGCGACCCTCTGCTGCCACAGCTCGCTCAAGGCCTGATTGACAATGACATCGCCTTAAGCGAAAAACTTGCGACTCAACTGCAGGTCCAACCTGGTGATATGGTACGTCTCAAAGTACAACGCAAACGCCAAGGCACACGTGAACACGGCAATATGGCGGTACGTGTCGCCGCTATTCTGGACCCATCCTTTAGTCGGCGCCCGCTGGTGCTGGTTCCCATGTCATTACAGATTGCCTTGGAACGTTTCTTCGACGGATACCAGGCACCTCTGCTAGGGATACTGACAGGCGAGCCAAGCCCCACGCAGGAAATCCAATTTGCGCGCGCGCGAGTCTATGCGTACGACCTAGATAAGGTTGCCCCACTGGAAGCCTGGTTGAACACCCAGCGGATCGAAACCACCAGTCGACTGCATGAAATCAATAACATCAAGGCAATCAACCAAGTTCTCGGGCTGATCTTCAGCGTCATTGCCCTTACTGCAGTCGCCGGCTGCCTTGCCTCATTGACAGGGGCATTCATCGCCAACATTGACCGCAAACGCAAAGAGCTGGCGGTACTGCGGCTGTTGGGCTTTCAGAAAACCGCCATTATTGGGTTCGTCCTGACACAGGCATGGTCCCTGACTACGCTGGCATTTCTATGCGGCCTGGGTGTCTATGCCATCGGCAGTTTGGCTTTCGATACGCTGCTGGGTCAAGCCCAAGCCACCGATGGCTTCATTTGTGAAATCACCATCACTCATGTCCTGACAGGCCTAGGTTTAACCTGGACCGTTGCCCTGATCGCCTCACTGATTGGTGCTGTCCGCGCCATCAGCGTCCAACCTGCGGAGAGTCTGCGTGAACTATAA
- a CDS encoding formylglycine-generating enzyme family protein, which translates to MNYKSSLSAGMLLAVLCAVSQAEPWPPQMYNPKPLEDDVILPMPCDGFMAFRKVTVPFAEPLKDYPIEIGQESPEWGYIEQSRPAFIAGSFTEEGKSAQQRYYLIAKYELNQIQYQALSQETDCPKPTSKILRTPQTNISWFEAIALGNRYNLWLHQHALEQIPHEDKVPGFVRLPTEIEWEFAARGGQKISTAEFRDITYPMPSEGLSGYEWFAGSKSASGKLQAIGLLKPNPLGLHDMLGNAAEMMFEPFHLNKINRLHGQAGGFIVRGDNYLVSDTEFRTAARKEVPYYDQQGEHRNQTIGMRLVMVAPALTSRDRMAAIDQSWQKLGTDQSGKDADQPDTVQGLSTLTTSVKDKELQKKLRTLEQQLRASNQENENARDEAIRANLNLGAFLCTKLKDDGLFVDLLQKNYSINCEQADENDAKICQTRKARLDDQQDRLQKLGNYYASTMASARRVYSLQQVEQQVPIQEQMLHEDQRVQGLVPYLQTYWAHAHSYLKTEKRDPDRWLKDCKAVQSGS; encoded by the coding sequence GTGAACTATAAATCATCTCTTTCAGCGGGAATGCTGCTGGCCGTTCTATGTGCCGTCAGCCAGGCGGAGCCCTGGCCGCCACAAATGTACAACCCCAAGCCCCTGGAGGATGATGTCATCCTGCCCATGCCCTGCGATGGCTTTATGGCCTTTCGTAAAGTGACAGTCCCTTTTGCTGAGCCGCTGAAGGACTACCCGATCGAAATCGGCCAGGAAAGCCCAGAATGGGGCTATATCGAGCAATCCCGACCGGCTTTCATCGCTGGCAGTTTTACAGAAGAGGGTAAATCCGCTCAGCAGCGATACTACTTGATCGCCAAATATGAACTCAACCAAATACAATACCAAGCATTGAGCCAGGAAACTGACTGCCCCAAGCCAACGAGCAAAATACTACGCACGCCGCAGACCAACATCAGCTGGTTCGAAGCCATCGCGCTAGGCAACCGCTATAACTTATGGCTGCACCAGCACGCTCTGGAACAAATCCCGCACGAAGACAAAGTCCCCGGCTTCGTGCGTCTGCCAACGGAAATCGAATGGGAATTTGCGGCACGCGGAGGCCAAAAAATCAGTACTGCCGAATTTCGAGATATCACCTACCCCATGCCGTCAGAAGGCCTCTCAGGCTATGAATGGTTTGCCGGCAGTAAGTCTGCCAGTGGCAAGCTGCAAGCCATCGGCCTACTCAAACCCAACCCTCTTGGCCTGCATGACATGCTGGGGAACGCAGCGGAAATGATGTTTGAACCTTTTCACTTGAACAAGATCAACCGTCTGCATGGGCAAGCTGGCGGCTTCATCGTCCGAGGCGATAACTATTTGGTGTCAGACACGGAATTCCGTACTGCCGCGCGTAAGGAAGTGCCTTATTACGACCAACAAGGCGAACACCGTAACCAGACCATTGGTATGCGCTTAGTCATGGTGGCGCCAGCCCTAACATCCAGAGACCGGATGGCTGCCATCGACCAAAGCTGGCAAAAACTGGGTACAGACCAGAGCGGCAAAGACGCAGACCAGCCTGATACAGTCCAAGGATTGAGCACATTGACCACTTCAGTCAAGGACAAGGAATTACAGAAAAAATTGCGTACACTAGAACAACAATTGCGCGCCAGCAACCAGGAAAATGAAAACGCGCGCGATGAAGCAATCCGGGCCAATCTGAACCTAGGTGCCTTTCTGTGTACCAAGCTAAAGGACGATGGTCTATTTGTAGACCTGCTGCAGAAAAACTACAGCATCAACTGCGAACAGGCCGATGAAAACGACGCAAAAATCTGTCAAACCCGCAAGGCACGTCTGGATGATCAGCAAGACCGATTACAAAAACTAGGGAATTACTATGCCAGCACCATGGCGAGCGCCCGACGTGTCTACAGCCTGCAGCAAGTTGAACAGCAAGTCCCTATCCAAGAACAGATGCTCCATGAGGACCAACGCGTCCAGGGGCTAGTACCCTATCTGCAAACCTACTGGGCGCATGCCCACAGCTATTTGAAAACAGAAAAACGTGATCCTGATCGCTGGTTAAAAGACTGCAAGGCAGTCCAATCCGGATCCTGA